The following are encoded together in the Micromonospora lupini genome:
- a CDS encoding HAD family hydrolase, with product MGPVVDAVVFDLDGVIVDSEPVWEEVRRAYVATHGGTWQPDTQRRLMGMSTGEWARYLSGELGVRRSAEQVADEVVREMARRYKEHVPLIDGADDVVRRLAARWTLGLASSSPTRLIAAALEATGLTAAFATTLSTEETERGKPAPDVYLTVARHLGVDATRCVAVEDSSNGVRSAAAAGMRVVAVPHLSYPLDRDAAGLAAVTLGSIGELSPELVEGLG from the coding sequence ATGGGCCCCGTGGTGGATGCGGTGGTTTTCGACCTGGATGGCGTGATCGTGGATTCCGAACCGGTCTGGGAGGAGGTCCGGCGGGCGTACGTGGCGACACACGGTGGCACCTGGCAGCCGGACACCCAGCGCCGGCTAATGGGCATGAGCACCGGCGAGTGGGCCCGTTACCTCAGCGGTGAGCTGGGCGTGCGCCGCAGCGCCGAGCAGGTCGCCGACGAGGTGGTGCGGGAGATGGCCCGGCGCTACAAGGAGCACGTGCCGTTGATCGACGGCGCCGACGACGTGGTGCGCCGGTTGGCGGCGCGGTGGACGCTGGGGCTGGCCAGTTCGTCGCCGACCCGGCTGATCGCGGCGGCGCTGGAGGCCACCGGCCTGACCGCCGCCTTCGCCACGACCCTGTCCACCGAGGAGACCGAGCGGGGCAAGCCGGCGCCGGACGTCTACCTGACCGTCGCGCGGCACCTCGGTGTCGACGCGACCCGCTGCGTGGCAGTGGAGGACTCGTCGAACGGCGTGCGGTCGGCCGCGGCGGCGGGGATGCGGGTGGTGGCGGTGCCACACCTGTCGTACCCCCTCGACCGGGACGCCGCCGGGCTCGCGGCCGTGACGCTGGGGTCGATCGGCGAGTTGTCGCCGGAGCTGGTGGAGGGGCTGGGTTGA
- a CDS encoding NADPH:quinone reductase, whose translation MKAIVYERTGDPSVLELVDRPVPEPGAGEVLVRLAVSGVNPTDWKSRRAFPPDGWQIPGQDGAGVVEAVGEGVDRELIGQRVWIWEAAWQRPWGTAAEYTLVPVRQAVPLGDASFELGASLGIPFLTAHRCLTAGEFMPDALRAGALADHTVLVQGGAGAVGNAAIQLARWADATVIATVSSAEKAQLAAAAGASYVINYREQDVVEEVGKIAPHGVHTIVEVAPATNAAADVQMIRQGGAVCVYADNGGTEVTLPIRPLYVVNARWQFVLVYTEPKAAKAQGVVDVAAAANQGGLRVGADAGLPLHHYPLADTAGAHQAVEDSAVGKVLITTSDARTGR comes from the coding sequence ATGAAAGCCATCGTGTACGAGCGCACCGGCGACCCTTCGGTGCTGGAGCTTGTCGACCGCCCGGTGCCGGAGCCGGGGGCGGGTGAGGTGCTGGTCCGGCTGGCGGTGTCGGGGGTGAACCCGACGGACTGGAAGTCGCGGCGTGCCTTCCCGCCGGACGGGTGGCAGATCCCCGGTCAGGACGGCGCGGGTGTGGTGGAGGCGGTCGGCGAGGGCGTCGACCGCGAGCTGATCGGCCAGCGGGTCTGGATCTGGGAGGCGGCCTGGCAGCGGCCGTGGGGCACCGCGGCGGAGTACACGCTGGTGCCGGTGCGGCAGGCGGTTCCGCTGGGCGACGCCTCGTTCGAGTTGGGCGCCAGCCTGGGCATCCCGTTCCTCACCGCGCACCGCTGTCTGACGGCCGGCGAGTTCATGCCCGACGCGCTGCGCGCCGGCGCGCTGGCCGACCACACCGTGCTGGTGCAGGGCGGGGCCGGCGCGGTCGGCAACGCGGCGATCCAGCTCGCCCGCTGGGCCGACGCGACGGTGATCGCCACGGTGAGCAGCGCGGAGAAGGCACAGCTCGCGGCGGCGGCCGGCGCCTCCTACGTGATCAACTATCGGGAGCAGGACGTGGTCGAGGAGGTCGGCAAGATCGCTCCCCACGGGGTCCACACGATCGTGGAGGTCGCGCCGGCCACGAACGCGGCGGCGGACGTGCAGATGATCCGGCAGGGCGGCGCGGTCTGCGTGTACGCCGACAACGGCGGCACCGAGGTGACGCTCCCGATCCGCCCGCTGTACGTGGTGAACGCCCGCTGGCAGTTCGTGCTCGTCTACACGGAGCCGAAGGCGGCCAAGGCGCAGGGTGTGGTCGACGTGGCTGCCGCGGCCAACCAGGGCGGCCTCCGGGTCGGCGCGGACGCCGGTCTGCCGCTGCACCACTACCCGCTGGCCGACACGGCCGGGGCCCACCAGGCGGTCGAGGACTCGGCGGTGGGCAAGGTGCTGATCACCACCAGCGACGCCCGAACGGGTCGCTGA